Proteins from a genomic interval of Prevotella sp. E13-27:
- the purB gene encoding adenylosuccinate lyase — protein MELNKLTAISPIDGRYRGKTEPLGDFFSEYALIRYRIRVEIEYFITLCELPLPQLESFDHSLFESLRGIYRNFTPADAQRVKDIEKVTNHDVKAVEYYIKEKFDEIENGTIKVDNLQSSNLNLQPYKEFIHFGLTSQDINNTSVPLSIKEALENVYYPLVEELIEQLHDYAEEWKNVAMLAKTHGQPASPTRLGKEIMVYVYRLEEQLRSLKDTPITAKFGGATGNYNAHHVAYPQYDWREFGNSFVSEKLGLEREQYTTQISNYDWLGAIFDAMRRINTIVIDLDRDFWMYISMEYFKQKIKAGEVGSSAMPHKVNPIDYENSEGNLGIANAILQFLAQKLPVSRLQRDLTDSTVLRNVGVPMGHAVIAFESTLKGLRKLILNEDKLHEDLEQTWAVVAEAIQTILRREAYPNPYETLKALTRTNKKMTEETIHEFIKTLEVSDSVKEELMAITPWNYTGI, from the coding sequence ATGGAACTTAACAAATTAACTGCCATCTCGCCTATCGATGGCCGCTATCGCGGTAAAACTGAACCGCTTGGAGACTTTTTCTCGGAATATGCATTGATTCGTTATCGCATACGCGTAGAAATTGAGTACTTCATCACTCTTTGTGAACTTCCCCTTCCTCAACTTGAGTCATTTGACCACTCTCTGTTCGAGTCGCTGCGTGGCATCTATCGCAATTTTACTCCTGCCGACGCACAGCGTGTGAAAGACATTGAGAAGGTTACAAATCATGATGTTAAGGCAGTTGAATATTATATTAAGGAGAAGTTCGATGAGATTGAAAACGGAACAATAAAGGTTGATAATCTTCAGTCTTCGAATCTCAATCTGCAGCCATACAAGGAATTTATCCATTTCGGTTTAACTTCTCAGGACATTAATAATACGAGTGTTCCCCTTTCAATAAAGGAAGCACTTGAGAATGTTTATTATCCACTTGTTGAAGAGTTGATAGAGCAGCTCCATGACTATGCTGAGGAGTGGAAGAATGTTGCCATGTTGGCAAAGACCCACGGACAGCCAGCTTCTCCTACACGCCTTGGTAAAGAGATTATGGTATATGTATATCGTCTTGAGGAACAGCTCCGTTCACTTAAAGATACTCCTATAACAGCAAAGTTTGGTGGGGCGACGGGTAACTACAATGCTCACCATGTGGCTTATCCACAGTATGACTGGCGTGAGTTCGGTAATAGCTTCGTTAGTGAGAAGCTTGGTCTTGAGCGTGAGCAATACACTACACAGATTTCCAATTACGACTGGCTTGGTGCTATCTTTGATGCCATGCGTCGCATTAATACGATAGTGATTGACCTTGACCGTGATTTCTGGATGTACATCTCAATGGAGTATTTTAAGCAGAAGATTAAGGCAGGCGAGGTAGGCTCAAGTGCTATGCCACATAAGGTAAACCCAATTGACTATGAGAATTCAGAGGGCAACCTTGGCATTGCAAATGCCATACTTCAGTTCTTGGCACAGAAATTGCCTGTAAGTCGTTTGCAGCGTGATTTGACAGACTCAACCGTTCTGCGTAATGTAGGCGTGCCAATGGGACATGCAGTCATAGCTTTTGAGAGCACTCTGAAAGGACTGCGTAAACTTATCCTCAATGAGGACAAACTGCATGAGGATCTTGAGCAAACATGGGCTGTAGTAGCAGAAGCTATTCAGACCATCTTGCGCCGTGAGGCATACCCCAATCCATATGAGACCCTTAAGGCTCTCACTCGTACAAACAAGAAGATGACGGAAGAGACCATCCATGAGTTCATTAAGACTCTTGAGGTGAGCGATTCTGTGAAAGAAGAGCTGATGGCAATCACACCGTGGAACTATACAGGAATCTGA
- a CDS encoding YjbH domain-containing protein, with protein sequence MLMVSSVRGQQYVGQSGLIHVPSADMDTAGVARVGLHYIPKEIMPERMTCDNEKFNSLTNYLSLTAFKWVQVSYGYTLWKMHRNNKSYNKTGFYSKDRYFSIKLQPIQEDEWWPSVVVGGNDVWGSGEDGWSASNYYRNYYVALSKHVDLGGHLLGGHIAYRTWKLNSNHKWNGVVGGVTVQPSFYRPLRLMCEWDGNEFNIGADCLLFKMFLVQFAFIDMHRFNAGLCLYINLL encoded by the coding sequence ATGTTGATGGTCTCTTCCGTGAGAGGCCAACAGTATGTAGGACAGTCTGGACTTATTCATGTTCCGTCGGCTGACATGGATACGGCTGGCGTCGCACGTGTAGGTTTGCATTATATCCCTAAGGAGATAATGCCCGAGAGAATGACCTGTGATAACGAGAAGTTTAACTCCCTGACAAATTATTTGAGTCTGACGGCTTTCAAATGGGTTCAGGTGTCCTATGGTTATACACTCTGGAAAATGCACCGTAATAATAAGTCTTATAATAAGACTGGTTTCTATTCCAAGGATCGCTATTTCTCAATAAAACTGCAACCTATTCAGGAAGATGAATGGTGGCCATCTGTTGTAGTTGGCGGAAATGATGTATGGGGCTCTGGTGAAGATGGATGGTCTGCTAGTAATTACTACCGTAACTATTATGTGGCGCTGTCAAAGCATGTTGACTTGGGCGGACATCTCCTAGGTGGTCATATAGCATATCGTACGTGGAAGCTAAATTCCAATCATAAGTGGAATGGTGTGGTGGGAGGTGTTACCGTACAACCATCATTCTATCGTCCACTTCGACTGATGTGTGAGTGGGATGGAAATGAATTTAACATAGGTGCTGACTGCTTACTGTTTAAAATGTTTTTAGTACAGTTTGCTTTCATAGATATGCATCGATTTAATGCGGGATTATGCTTATATATTAATTTGTTATAG
- a CDS encoding OmpA family protein — MKKFLLGLALASISMSGMAQDEVPVEKYSVSTNSFWSNWFISAGFQYGASYSAFAHTAGLGLSNSPLKDFRRDLGVSISLGKWFTPGMGLRTKGSIFFAGHNAASIDATGAADAEAGKIKFLNIQEQALFNLSNMLCGYNENRLWNFIPYIGAGWMRNMSDNVNSLGASIGLLNNFRLGKKVSLYLDLSYNWSDYELFASTTNYGSSVANTDRYYGVELGLTYNLGKSNWNKTPDVEALKALSQSQIDALQAQLADEQADRDRWKKMYEDHKCPKSDPVVIKEVTAAPVSVFFNIGKSKIASRKDMQDVKELAEIAKNQNSKIVVTGYADSKTGSASYNQKLSQKRAEVVADELVKMGVSRDNIEVVAAGGVDTLTPISYNRRAVVAVK; from the coding sequence ATGAAAAAGTTTTTGTTAGGACTGGCACTTGCTAGTATTTCAATGTCAGGAATGGCACAAGACGAGGTACCTGTTGAAAAATACAGCGTATCTACAAACTCTTTTTGGAGCAATTGGTTCATTTCAGCAGGCTTTCAGTATGGCGCTTCTTATTCTGCATTTGCGCACACTGCTGGTCTGGGGCTGAGCAATAGCCCTCTTAAGGATTTCCGTCGTGACCTCGGTGTTTCAATTTCACTTGGCAAATGGTTTACACCAGGTATGGGTCTTCGTACGAAAGGTTCTATCTTCTTTGCTGGCCACAATGCAGCATCTATTGATGCTACAGGCGCTGCTGACGCAGAAGCAGGAAAGATTAAGTTCCTGAATATTCAGGAGCAGGCTCTCTTTAACCTGTCAAACATGCTTTGCGGTTACAATGAGAACCGTCTGTGGAACTTTATTCCCTACATCGGTGCAGGTTGGATGCGTAACATGAGCGACAATGTAAACAGCCTTGGTGCTAGCATCGGCTTGCTGAACAATTTCCGTCTTGGAAAGAAGGTTTCTCTTTATTTGGATTTGAGCTACAATTGGTCTGACTATGAGCTCTTCGCTTCTACTACTAATTATGGATCTTCTGTTGCTAACACTGATAGATACTATGGAGTTGAACTTGGCTTGACCTATAACCTTGGCAAGTCTAATTGGAATAAGACTCCAGACGTAGAGGCACTGAAGGCACTCTCTCAGAGCCAGATCGACGCTCTGCAGGCACAGCTTGCTGACGAGCAGGCTGATCGCGATCGCTGGAAGAAGATGTACGAGGATCACAAGTGTCCAAAGTCTGATCCTGTTGTCATCAAGGAAGTTACTGCTGCTCCAGTTTCTGTGTTCTTCAATATTGGAAAGAGCAAGATTGCTTCTCGCAAGGATATGCAGGATGTTAAGGAGCTCGCTGAGATTGCTAAGAACCAGAATTCTAAGATTGTTGTTACAGGTTATGCTGACAGCAAGACTGGTAGCGCAAGCTATAACCAGAAGCTGAGCCAGAAGCGTGCTGAGGTTGTTGCTGATGAACTTGTTAAGATGGGTGTAAGCCGCGATAACATTGAGGTTGTTGCCGCAGGTGGTGTTGATACCCTGACTCCTATTTCTTACAACCGCCGTGCTGTTGTAGCAGTTAAGTAA
- the mutL gene encoding DNA mismatch repair endonuclease MutL, which produces MSDIIQLLPDSVANQIAAGEVIQRPASVIKELVENSVDAGAQHIQVVVIDAGRTLIQVVDDGKGMSETDARLAFERHATSKIRKADDLFDLHTMGFRGEALPSIAAVAQVELTTRLEGEDIGTKLVLNGSRVVSQEPVASPVGSNFRVENIFFNVPARRKFLKTNSTELSNILTAFERIVLVYPSISFTLYSNGQELMNLKAGSLRQRIVDVFGKKLNQDLLPVDVDTAICRISGFVGKPESARKKGAQTYFFVNGRFMKHSYFHKAVTNAFERLVPEGMLVPYFLYFDVAPTDIDVNIHPTKTEIKFENEQSIWQILTAAVKDAIGRFCEVPAIDFDTEERPEIPVFNPERNAIEMPKVTYNPDYNPFKSTSKDVSAPKGWEALYPEPLFPEEKLVEKEEPKLLIEDKSPAHYQYKGTYIMTAVRSGLMIIDQHRADVRIRYEYYLHQLSQRQSRTQQLLFPEVVQLTAAESVILSQIIPQLVAVGFDLSDLGGGSYAVAGVPAGLEGINPVSVVKAIVVDAMEQKTTVVEHLNSTLALSLARQAAIPQGQVLSNEEMEHVVNQLFACDNVNYTPDGKPILSILPHGDIEHMFR; this is translated from the coding sequence ATGAGTGATATTATACAACTTCTTCCAGACTCAGTTGCAAATCAGATAGCAGCGGGTGAGGTAATTCAGAGACCAGCTTCGGTGATAAAGGAGCTGGTAGAGAATTCTGTTGATGCGGGTGCTCAGCATATTCAAGTCGTTGTTATTGATGCTGGACGAACACTCATACAGGTTGTTGACGATGGAAAAGGCATGTCGGAGACTGATGCACGTCTGGCGTTTGAGCGACATGCCACATCAAAGATAAGAAAGGCTGATGACCTCTTTGACCTCCATACTATGGGTTTCCGTGGTGAGGCACTGCCTTCGATTGCTGCTGTGGCACAGGTGGAGTTGACAACACGTCTTGAAGGTGAGGATATAGGTACGAAACTTGTTTTGAACGGTTCGCGTGTTGTTAGTCAAGAGCCAGTAGCTAGTCCCGTCGGATCAAACTTCCGAGTAGAGAATATCTTCTTTAATGTCCCTGCTCGAAGGAAGTTCTTGAAAACGAATTCTACTGAACTGAGTAATATCTTGACTGCTTTTGAGCGAATTGTATTGGTATATCCTTCTATCTCATTCACGCTCTATAGCAACGGACAGGAACTGATGAATCTTAAGGCAGGGTCATTGAGACAACGTATCGTTGATGTGTTCGGTAAGAAACTGAATCAGGATCTGCTGCCTGTTGATGTCGATACTGCTATATGCCGTATCTCTGGCTTTGTAGGCAAACCGGAGTCAGCGCGGAAGAAAGGTGCACAGACATACTTTTTCGTTAATGGACGCTTTATGAAACATTCTTACTTCCACAAGGCGGTTACCAACGCTTTTGAACGTCTTGTGCCAGAAGGGATGTTAGTACCATATTTTCTGTACTTCGATGTGGCACCGACTGACATCGATGTTAACATTCACCCAACCAAGACTGAGATAAAGTTTGAGAATGAACAAAGCATATGGCAGATTCTTACAGCTGCTGTAAAAGATGCTATCGGACGTTTCTGTGAAGTGCCTGCAATAGACTTTGATACTGAGGAGCGTCCCGAGATTCCTGTGTTCAACCCCGAGCGGAATGCGATAGAGATGCCGAAGGTGACTTACAATCCTGATTATAATCCGTTTAAGTCAACTTCAAAGGATGTTTCTGCTCCAAAAGGGTGGGAAGCATTATATCCGGAACCTCTTTTCCCAGAAGAGAAACTGGTAGAGAAAGAAGAACCAAAGCTGTTGATTGAAGACAAGTCGCCAGCACACTATCAGTATAAAGGTACATATATAATGACTGCCGTCCGATCAGGACTTATGATTATCGATCAGCATAGGGCCGATGTTAGAATACGTTACGAGTACTATCTTCATCAGCTCAGTCAGCGACAGAGCCGTACACAGCAGCTTCTGTTTCCAGAGGTCGTGCAACTGACGGCAGCTGAGTCTGTAATCCTTTCACAGATCATACCGCAGCTTGTTGCTGTGGGCTTTGACCTTAGTGACCTCGGTGGCGGAAGCTATGCCGTGGCAGGAGTTCCGGCAGGACTCGAGGGCATCAATCCTGTTTCGGTAGTTAAGGCTATAGTAGTTGATGCTATGGAGCAGAAGACAACTGTAGTAGAGCATCTGAACTCTACACTTGCACTTAGTTTGGCACGTCAGGCAGCAATACCGCAGGGGCAGGTGCTGTCAAATGAGGAGATGGAACATGTGGTGAATCAGCTATTCGCCTGCGATAATGTTAATTATACACCTGATGGAAAGCCAATATTGAGCATTCTCCCACATGGAGACATTGAACACATGTTTCGTTAA
- a CDS encoding OstA-like protein — translation MLLFALCATFLYGATKSYPLPDKDKKTQQKPKEKKKETKKEDRVYLIHADRLFYERWHNNNAQVLQGNVQFEHNGAYLYCDSANFFEDTNSFEAFGNVKMLQGDTLSLISDYGYYDGNDQLMQALDNVVMKHRETTLYTDSLYFDRLWNMGYFQEGGKMVDKTTTLVSDWGEYHTDTKMAIFYYDVVMVDKNFVLKTDSLYYDTEMKLAHIVGPSNITSGESHIYSELGYYNTDLEQGQLLQRSTIDNGGRIMTGDSIAYNGKTGVSEAFRNVVYTDTLNKNMLTGNYGYYEEPTGYAMCTDSAMTVDYSQKDSLFMHADTFKVFTYNKETDSVYRVIHAFHKVRAYRTDLQAVCDSLVYNQKDSCMTLYRDPIVWNMDQQLLGEEIKVYMKDSVIDRAHVINQAFSIEDLHEKDQYNQVSSKEMFAFFKNGEINEGRAVGNVLVAYYPIDESDSTYIGFVTMETEEMRMYMEKQKLQRIWTPKSEGVVYPMTQIPPLKRYLEGFAWFDYVRPLSKEDIFVWRGKKAGTELKVVKRRQAPLQKLSE, via the coding sequence ATGCTTCTGTTTGCGCTTTGTGCCACGTTCCTGTATGGCGCAACGAAGTCGTACCCTTTACCTGATAAAGACAAAAAGACCCAACAGAAGCCAAAAGAAAAGAAGAAGGAAACAAAAAAAGAAGACCGGGTTTATCTCATTCATGCAGATAGACTCTTTTATGAACGCTGGCATAACAACAACGCTCAGGTGCTACAGGGTAATGTACAGTTTGAACATAACGGTGCCTACCTCTATTGTGACAGCGCGAACTTCTTTGAAGACACAAACTCTTTTGAGGCTTTCGGAAATGTGAAAATGCTGCAGGGTGACACACTGTCGCTCATAAGCGACTATGGCTACTATGACGGTAACGACCAGTTGATGCAGGCATTGGACAATGTCGTGATGAAGCATCGTGAGACAACGCTTTATACTGATTCACTCTATTTTGACAGGCTGTGGAACATGGGCTATTTCCAGGAAGGTGGAAAAATGGTCGATAAGACTACTACGCTCGTCAGCGATTGGGGTGAATACCATACCGACACGAAGATGGCAATATTCTATTATGATGTCGTGATGGTTGATAAAAACTTTGTATTGAAAACCGATTCGCTATATTATGACACTGAAATGAAGCTCGCCCACATCGTAGGACCATCGAATATTACAAGCGGTGAGAGTCATATCTATTCTGAGCTGGGATACTATAATACAGATCTTGAGCAAGGACAGCTGCTACAGAGGTCAACGATAGATAACGGTGGCAGAATAATGACTGGCGACAGCATCGCATATAATGGTAAGACAGGCGTCAGCGAGGCATTCCGTAATGTCGTATATACTGATACGCTGAATAAGAACATGCTGACAGGCAACTATGGCTATTATGAAGAACCAACGGGATACGCTATGTGTACCGACAGCGCTATGACAGTGGATTATTCGCAGAAAGACTCGCTGTTCATGCATGCAGACACATTCAAAGTCTTTACATATAACAAAGAGACTGATTCCGTGTATAGGGTGATTCATGCTTTTCATAAGGTAAGGGCATACAGAACAGATTTGCAGGCTGTGTGTGACTCGCTTGTTTATAATCAAAAAGACTCATGTATGACACTATACCGTGACCCGATAGTGTGGAACATGGATCAACAGCTGTTAGGCGAGGAGATAAAAGTATATATGAAAGACTCGGTAATTGACAGGGCTCATGTTATAAACCAGGCATTCTCAATAGAAGACCTTCATGAAAAAGACCAGTATAATCAGGTGTCGTCGAAGGAGATGTTTGCTTTCTTTAAGAATGGAGAAATAAATGAGGGTAGGGCAGTGGGAAATGTGCTTGTGGCATATTATCCAATTGATGAATCAGATAGTACGTATATAGGCTTCGTCACAATGGAGACAGAAGAAATGCGTATGTATATGGAGAAACAGAAATTGCAACGCATTTGGACTCCAAAGAGTGAAGGGGTCGTCTATCCCATGACTCAGATACCACCATTGAAACGCTATCTGGAAGGTTTCGCCTGGTTTGACTATGTTAGGCCGTTGTCTAAGGAAGACATCTTCGTATGGCGTGGAAAGAAAGCGGGTACTGAACTTAAAGTAGTAAAGCGCCGACAGGCTCCACTACAGAAATTGTCAGAATGA
- a CDS encoding peptidylprolyl isomerase: MVGKSSRSWILLSLLFVHLSFIPTYAQNVVDEVVWVVGDEAILKSDIEVTRIQAAMEGVRWERNPDCAIPEQIAVQKLFLHQAAIDSIEVTESEVNSQIEARLEYMISQIGSREKLEEYRKQSLSQIRASMHDDLKDQLMIQRMKEHLVKGVTVTPAEVRRYFKDLPLDSIPFVPTEVEVQIIAQTPRVTPEEINRVKDELRDYTDRVTRGEATFQTLARLYSQDPGSARRGGELDYTGRGMLDPAFAAVAFNLTDPKKISKIVESEFGYHIIQYVDKRGDKIKVRHILLKPEVSDSAINASLARLDSVAMDIREGKFTFEDGASYISDDKDTRNNRGLMANRSEMGQTSRFQLQDLPAEVARVVDTMKVGQISQPFTMINDRGKTVCVIAKLKSRSEGHKATITEDFQVMKNLVLEKRRNEAIHKWVVNKIKNTYVRINENYKDCDFEYQGWIR, from the coding sequence ATGGTTGGTAAAAGTAGCAGATCATGGATTCTTTTATCATTGCTCTTTGTCCATCTCTCATTCATACCAACATATGCTCAGAATGTTGTTGATGAGGTGGTGTGGGTCGTAGGAGATGAAGCCATACTGAAGAGCGACATCGAGGTGACGCGCATACAGGCTGCTATGGAAGGCGTCCGTTGGGAGCGTAACCCAGACTGTGCCATTCCAGAACAGATTGCTGTGCAGAAGCTGTTCCTTCATCAGGCAGCCATAGACAGTATTGAAGTGACTGAGTCTGAGGTAAACTCACAGATTGAGGCAAGACTGGAGTATATGATCTCTCAGATCGGTTCAAGAGAGAAACTGGAGGAATATCGTAAGCAGAGCCTCTCGCAGATACGTGCTTCTATGCACGACGACTTGAAGGACCAGTTGATGATTCAGAGAATGAAGGAGCATCTGGTGAAGGGCGTCACAGTGACACCTGCTGAGGTGAGACGCTATTTCAAAGACCTGCCATTGGACAGCATTCCTTTTGTTCCAACAGAGGTTGAGGTGCAGATTATTGCTCAGACGCCACGAGTGACACCGGAGGAGATAAACAGGGTGAAGGATGAGCTGCGTGACTATACTGACCGCGTAACTCGAGGAGAGGCAACCTTCCAGACTCTTGCCCGTCTCTATTCGCAGGATCCTGGCTCAGCACGTCGTGGCGGAGAACTTGACTATACAGGTCGTGGTATGCTTGACCCCGCTTTCGCTGCTGTCGCTTTCAACCTTACAGACCCGAAGAAGATCTCAAAAATTGTTGAGTCAGAATTTGGCTATCACATTATTCAGTATGTGGACAAGCGTGGAGATAAGATAAAGGTACGCCATATTCTTTTGAAGCCAGAGGTTAGTGATTCAGCTATCAATGCATCGCTGGCGCGTCTTGATTCGGTGGCAATGGATATTCGCGAAGGAAAGTTTACCTTTGAGGATGGCGCATCTTACATCTCTGACGATAAGGATACAAGGAACAACCGTGGTCTTATGGCAAACCGCTCGGAGATGGGACAGACATCGCGTTTCCAACTGCAGGACCTGCCTGCTGAGGTGGCAAGGGTAGTGGATACAATGAAGGTTGGTCAGATATCACAGCCGTTTACTATGATAAATGATCGTGGAAAGACTGTGTGTGTTATTGCAAAACTGAAAAGTCGTTCTGAGGGACATAAAGCCACAATCACTGAGGACTTTCAAGTAATGAAGAATCTTGTCTTGGAGAAACGGCGTAATGAGGCAATCCATAAGTGGGTCGTTAATAAGATAAAAAACACTTACGTGCGTATAAACGAGAATTACAAGGATTGCGACTTTGAATACCAAGGGTGGATAAGGTAA
- a CDS encoding peptidylprolyl isomerase: MRLNMLLAACALSVAAMAQTDPVIMTVNGQPVLRSEFEYSYNKNNSEGVIDKKTVDEYVDLFINYKLKVIAALDEKYDTLKSFKKEFAQYRDQQLRPMLVTDADIEAEAHRIYDETVKRIGPDGLVQASHILLRLNQQAPDSEVAAAKVRIDSIYKALKAGADFAELAKKVSEDPGSARQGGLLPFVQRGQFVKEFEDVAFSLQPGQMSDVVQTAYGFHIIKVMEKKMLEPFEFHHDNIIRFIEQRNLRDRIAEQKVDELVKASNGTKTKEQIMDEKADELSAKDMELKYLIQEYHDGLLLYEISNKLVWDKAAKDDSGLANFFKKNKKRYEWDEPRFKGMAFHVKDEADVQAVKDCVKKLPFDKWAEKLRSTFNNDSVLRIRVEKGIFKKGDNALVDSIIFKKDTTVTKVKDYPIDGVYGKVLKKRPEDYTDVRGLVVADYQEALEKEWVAELRKKYLFTVNKEVLETVNKH, encoded by the coding sequence ATGAGACTGAATATGCTTCTTGCAGCGTGCGCCTTAAGCGTTGCCGCAATGGCGCAGACTGATCCAGTCATAATGACTGTAAACGGACAGCCAGTATTGCGCTCAGAGTTTGAATACTCTTATAACAAGAATAACTCAGAAGGTGTCATCGACAAGAAAACTGTTGACGAGTATGTTGATCTATTCATTAACTATAAGCTGAAGGTGATTGCTGCTCTTGATGAGAAATATGACACGCTGAAATCGTTTAAGAAAGAGTTTGCACAGTATCGTGACCAGCAGCTTCGTCCAATGCTCGTGACCGACGCAGATATAGAGGCTGAGGCTCATCGTATATATGATGAGACCGTGAAGCGTATTGGTCCTGACGGACTGGTACAGGCCTCTCACATACTCCTGCGCTTGAACCAACAAGCTCCTGACAGTGAGGTAGCTGCAGCAAAGGTGCGCATCGACTCTATTTATAAGGCTCTGAAGGCAGGCGCAGACTTTGCAGAGTTGGCAAAGAAAGTGTCCGAGGATCCTGGCTCTGCACGTCAGGGCGGTCTGTTGCCTTTCGTACAGCGAGGCCAGTTCGTGAAGGAGTTCGAGGATGTGGCATTCTCTCTTCAGCCAGGACAGATGTCGGATGTTGTGCAGACGGCTTACGGCTTCCATATCATCAAGGTTATGGAGAAGAAGATGCTCGAGCCGTTTGAGTTCCATCACGATAACATCATACGTTTCATTGAACAGCGTAATCTGCGCGACCGTATAGCTGAGCAGAAGGTTGATGAGCTCGTGAAGGCTTCGAATGGTACGAAGACAAAGGAGCAGATTATGGATGAAAAAGCTGATGAGTTGTCGGCAAAGGATATGGAACTGAAATATCTCATACAGGAATATCACGATGGTCTCTTGCTCTATGAGATAAGCAACAAGCTCGTTTGGGACAAGGCAGCTAAGGATGATTCTGGGCTTGCAAATTTCTTCAAGAAGAATAAGAAACGCTATGAGTGGGACGAGCCACGTTTCAAAGGCATGGCTTTCCATGTGAAGGATGAGGCTGATGTTCAGGCTGTTAAGGATTGCGTGAAGAAACTTCCGTTTGATAAATGGGCAGAGAAACTTCGTTCTACATTCAATAATGACTCGGTACTCCGTATCCGTGTAGAGAAGGGCATCTTCAAGAAGGGCGATAATGCTCTTGTTGATAGCATCATCTTCAAGAAAGATACCACGGTGACCAAGGTTAAGGACTATCCTATCGATGGTGTCTATGGTAAAGTGCTAAAGAAGCGTCCTGAGGATTATACCGATGTGCGCGGACTTGTAGTTGCAGACTATCAGGAGGCCCTCGAGAAAGAGTGGGTGGCTGAGCTGAGAAAGAAGTATCTTTTTACTGTGAACAAGGAAGTACTTGAAACAGTAAATAAACACTAA
- the guaB gene encoding IMP dehydrogenase, whose amino-acid sequence MSSFIADKIVMDGLTFDDVLLIPAYSEVLPKTVELKTRFSRNIELNVPFVTAAMDTVTESQMAIAIAREGGIGVIHKNMSIEEQARQVAIVKRAENGMIYDPVTIQRGSTVGQALDIMAEYHIGGIPVVDDENHLVGIVTNRDLRFERRLDRPVDEIMSKENLVTTHQQTDLMAAAEILQKNKIEKLPVVDKDNHLVGLITYKDITKAKDKPMACKDEKGRLRVAAGVGVTVDTLDRMQALVNAGADAIVIDTAHGHSKGVIDKLREAKNAFKNIDIVVGNIATGAAARMLVENGADAVKVGIGPGSICTTRVVAGVGVPQLSAVYDVYDALKGTGVPLIADGGLRYSGDIVKALAAGGSCVMIGSLVAGTEESPGDTIIYNGRKFKSYRGMGSLEAMEHGSKDRYFQADTKDVKKLVPEGIAGRVPYKGTVQEVIYQLTGGLRSGMGYCGAASIERLHDAKFTRITNAGVMESHPHDITITSEAPNYSRPND is encoded by the coding sequence ATGTCATCATTTATTGCAGATAAAATCGTGATGGACGGCCTTACCTTCGATGACGTCCTGCTTATCCCTGCCTATTCTGAAGTACTGCCAAAGACAGTAGAGTTGAAAACACGTTTTTCACGTAACATTGAGTTGAATGTGCCTTTCGTGACAGCCGCCATGGATACTGTGACGGAGAGCCAGATGGCTATTGCCATTGCTCGTGAGGGCGGTATTGGTGTTATACACAAGAATATGTCGATAGAGGAACAGGCACGTCAGGTAGCTATCGTGAAGCGTGCTGAGAACGGCATGATCTATGACCCAGTGACCATTCAGCGTGGCTCAACTGTAGGTCAGGCTCTTGATATTATGGCTGAGTACCATATCGGTGGTATTCCAGTGGTTGACGATGAGAATCACCTTGTGGGTATTGTTACCAACCGTGACCTTCGCTTCGAGCGTCGCCTTGATCGTCCTGTTGACGAGATTATGTCAAAGGAGAACCTCGTTACGACACATCAGCAGACAGACCTTATGGCTGCAGCAGAGATTCTTCAGAAGAATAAGATAGAGAAACTGCCGGTGGTTGATAAGGATAACCACCTAGTAGGACTTATCACTTATAAGGATATCACCAAGGCAAAGGATAAGCCAATGGCATGCAAGGATGAAAAAGGTCGTTTGCGTGTGGCAGCAGGCGTAGGCGTAACAGTAGATACCCTCGACCGTATGCAGGCATTGGTAAATGCTGGCGCTGACGCAATAGTTATTGATACTGCTCACGGACATTCAAAGGGTGTTATCGATAAACTGCGTGAGGCAAAGAATGCTTTCAAGAATATAGATATCGTAGTAGGTAACATTGCTACAGGTGCTGCAGCTCGCATGCTCGTGGAGAATGGTGCCGATGCTGTGAAGGTTGGCATTGGCCCTGGCTCAATCTGTACCACTCGTGTAGTAGCAGGTGTGGGAGTTCCGCAACTTTCTGCCGTTTATGATGTATATGACGCATTGAAGGGTACAGGCGTACCTCTTATCGCTGACGGTGGCCTGCGCTACTCAGGTGATATCGTGAAGGCACTTGCTGCAGGTGGATCTTGTGTGATGATAGGTTCACTGGTGGCTGGAACAGAAGAGAGTCCTGGCGACACCATAATATATAATGGACGTAAGTTCAAGAGCTATCGTGGCATGGGCTCGCTCGAAGCTATGGAGCACGGCTCTAAGGATCGTTACTTCCAGGCTGATACAAAGGACGTGAAGAAACTCGTGCCAGAGGGTATTGCCGGACGTGTGCCTTACAAGGGAACAGTGCAGGAGGTGATTTACCAGCTCACTGGTGGTCTGCGCTCAGGTATGGGCTACTGCGGTGCTGCAAGCATTGAGCGTCTGCACGATGCGAAGTTTACCAGAATCACCAATGCTGGTGTAATGGAGAGCCATCCTCACGACATAACGATTACAAGCGAGGCTCCTAACTATTCGCGTCCAAACGATTAA